The genomic region AGTTTTGATTACAGAAAATTAGGAAATCATTTTGATGACAAGAGTAAAGAGTGAATCTGTCATTCAGTAGCAGTATTAATGCAGAAAATTCTGAACCCAATTTACAATAACGTTGAGAAAAATACTATTATTCatcgaggatgcattaaattattcaaaagtgatataaaaacattaataatgttacaaaggatttttatttgaaatacaaattgtaataatatttaaaaattgtacttttttgaatgcatttttatgaaataaatgcagccttggtgagcagcatatatgtatatatatatatatatatatatatatatatatatatatatatatatatatatatatataaagccagAAGAAGAAAAAGCCTCCTTACACGGTTGCTTCTGAAAACgtgctcaggagagttctaacagttcaggCATtatgtgaatcagaggtaaaaaaacatACCTTTTAATTATAAAGAGATAAGCATTTTTACCTGGTTCCTCAGAATAGCATGCAGCGATCCCAGGATCTGATccttctccatcctcagtcaaAACAAAGTCATGTTTAGGTCGGCTACACTGACTCTGAGGAACAACTAGTCTTCATAAAGTCTCTTTCTATCTGAATGGCTGGTTGTTGGTCAGAATGATTAGCAGAGTAAAGCAGTCTCCAGCTGATAATCAGACATCTGGCTCTGAGTCTCTAGTTAAAGCTGTGCTGTTTGTGATCTCTATCCAACTCAATGATCGATGTCTCAAACACACCTTAAGGGTCCAATCAAACCAAACGCAGCGCCAGCGCATTGACCCAGTGTGGATTCAGATGCTTTGGTAACAGAGTATAAAATAGTTACTGTCTTTCATATTTCTCGTAATACTTCCTGACTTCTGCGTGTTTCTGTGGCTTGCTGAACGTCAAATGACCTGATTGAGCcagaacaaatacattttatcagCATTTGAGGAATTTGGAAATGATACATTTGAGCGCGCAACAATGTAGCGCTGGAGGTCGTGAGGTCGTGACCTCAGGTGACACGGAATGACCTAATTACTTGACGTTTTCCATTTCCAGTGtgattaatgaaaatgcaaaagtttattttgaaagataGTTTTCATTCCCACAAATAATTATATCttcattttatttacaacttcagaaaaaaatcagtttgacAGCGAATAACCTCAAAGTTTACAGACATACACTACAGCCAAAAAATTTTGattgaaatgtaaaatgtaatgtaaaatatccctgttgtgttgtgtgttcaggagATCACGCTGACAGAAGGCAGTCAAATTTTCGGCACGTGGAAGAATCCACCGCCTCCGGTCTACATGGAGTTCTTCATCTTCAACCTCACCAACCCTGACGAGTTCCTGAAAGGAGAAGCCAAACCTCATGTTACTACAATGGGGCCGTACACCTACAGGTACATCACCTGAACACACAGACGGCTCGGTTTTCATGAAGTACTGAAATCAGTTTTTTGTCCTAACTTGGTCATTGGTCTGAAATCCCTCTCCACAGAACTGCATAACATGTGTAATGTCATGTTATGTTGTTCTGTTTTATGATAACAacattatgcaaataaataacattattttttgctatgctatgtttttcaataaaacatgacataaaaaactatataatataacataactaAACAAAACATAACAGTATCACGCAAAGCataacatgttttgtttttacgTTAAGTGTTTATGTTATAAAACAACATATTAAAAGATGACAAACTTAACAGGCTTTTTGcaataaaacataacattaaaaaacatgATATAACAACTAATCAACCTTTGAAAAAAGcatcaaataaaacaatgttatgttttgctgttgttgttttttgttataaaacagcataaaaaacattataacaaaaaagcaaaacaacataatattaaAACGTAACGTTATGGTTTGCTACGTTATGTTTtgttatatgaaaaataatgtaacATAATAAAGCATACAGTAGCATAACTTAGCaacaaattgtaataaatttaaCATAAAACAGACATAAAGTAACgtttacacacatatattttaatgtgtttataaaaaaataaataaaataaaaataggtaaattatcaaatgtataaattatttaaaaaatgagcaattatattttaatgtactattatttaaattattatttaattatatctatatttaagcatttatatttgtgtatatatatatatatatatatatatatatatatatatatatatgtgtatatatatatatatatatatatatatatgtgtgtatatatatatatatatatatatatatatatatgtgtatatatatatatatatatatatatgtgtgtgtatatatatatatatatatatatatatatatatatatatatatatatatatatatatatatatatatatatagatttattttaaatatatatgaatcttaatatatttatcttttttcttaaaaatataaaacacacagTTCCTattgaatttttaaatgtaacatttgctGGAAACTGACACCCAAGTTTACTTCAGTTAGCTCTGCTAATTTGCAGATGTTGATCATCTTTACTGAAGAATTATGTGTGTATCATTAAATACAGTTGGAGCTGAAGCTGAAGCCGTTTTGAtgctgtgatgttttatcagtgtGTTTGCAGTCATGTCACACCCATGTTGTTCATGTTGTTAAACAAATATCAAAGTCTGTGGCGTTAACACTCTCTAACTGTACTCCTCTGCACGGTTTGTTTGCATTAAACTTGGAGGTAATTCAGAGCAAAAAAGAAGACACTTCAACAGGAATTAATACGCTCTTGAAACATCAGATGTTTAACCAAAGAGAgtgaaacacaaaatataatttgcattatACAGTCATCTGTGTGTAATTTTTCACTTTGCAccattttaattgaaattatCATTGTGTTTCATTTGCTCTGTACTCAAACTTACACAATGCTAATAAAAGTGTCTTATCTAATGCTGTATAATAGTATAGTAATTGCATTTTGGTTagtttaaattatgattttatatatatatatatatatatatatatatatatatatatatagagagagagagagagagagagagagagagagagagagagattagaataaattagaatgtagaatgtcgttcatttatttcagtaattcaactcaaattgtgaatatgtatatatatatatatatatatatataaagtattatatatGCTTATAGAACATTTCAGTTggtttgtattataattataaaatatataaaaaaatatatatatataattttttacactttatgcatattttattaaatttaaatttaagcatttaggagacgcttttatccaaaacgacttacattgcattcaggctaacaattttctgcTAATGTGTgctccctgggattcgaacccccaactttGCACTTGAGCGACAGGAACACTATAACattgtataattttaaaatgtttaaatattttataattgaaGATAAAATAATATATGCACTTTGAGATAATAATCTTATAATCATCATTTGTGCCTCATTTCCTCTTTGCATTaccatcatttttatttaaatgttcttttattgGTTTCTTGCTCATTTAATTGTCTCTGCATTCAGGCTTGCAATGCCAATAAAAGTCAATCTAGTTGTGTTATTTCTGCTCAACTGAACTGTGTTTTGTTCTTCTTCTGTAACTGTAACCCGTTCCAGAGAGTACAGGCCCAAACACAACGTGTCATTTGTGCACAACGGGACGAAGGTTGCTGCTTACACAGCCAAGATATTCGTCTTCGAGCCTGAGAAATCAGTTGGAGACCCGAACGTGGATCTGGTGACGACGGTGAACATCCCAGCGgtggtgagtgtgtgagtgtgtgtgtgtgttttattttccaGTTGATCTGAGTTTGATTCCTCAAACAGGCCGTGATGAATCGGATCAAAGGTGCAGGATTCTGGATCTCCTCTGGATTCTCCATGTTCATGGGCTCCATCGGCACCAAAATGTCCATGACACACACGGTGCAGGAGCTGCTCTGGGGCTTCAAAGACCCCTTACTCACCCGACTGAAAACCATAAAACCAGAAACAGACGAATACTTCGGTCTCATGCTGCATGTGAGTCTCAGATCAGACGCGTATCTGTGGATCCTTCTGTAGTAacgtcacacaaacacacacacacacacacacacacacacacaaacacacacacacacacactcacacacacacacacacacacacacacacacacacacacacacacgtttgtttttgtgaaaagtgtgttcatcccataggtgtaatggtttttatactgtacaaactgtatattctctggccctacaccaaccctacacctaaccctaaccctcaccggaaactttgtgcatttttactttctccaaaaaactcattctgtatgatttataagcgttttgaaaaatggggacatgggttctGTCCTCATAAGtctccctctccttgtaatacctgtgtcatacccatgacattatacagagttgtgtcctgatatgtaacacacacacacacacacacacacacaccaatcaaACACCACTCAGACATCGCTCTATGCCCTCAAAAGTTTTCCTGGTtcatcctcaggtttctttgagGGTTTTGGGGgtctacataatttttttatgtgtttttcttGAGAAATTCAATCATAAGTGATATTGATAGTATTTAATTATCGTTACTGTAAATGTCTTTGTCTTTGTTGTTAAATTTTAATATCACTTCTGTGGACTCTAGTAATGTACTGAACTGTCTGTTTTGGATTATCTTATatgttaatatgtttatttaatgtgcatatatataaaatatgtttaatgtacatctataaaatgatatttaagtattgtattactaatgataattttatttaatatgaatataaatgtattaatatgtatttttatataaaataattgtatataatttaatctaggaataatgaaatataatacataaattataattactaaaattataaaaaaaaaatacattcatattattttataatgtaatacataaattgttttttacattttaatacatttataatttttattaattagcatatattatataaatttatagtgttttatttacatattgttatcatttgtattttatataaaatatagaacatttatttattataattataatatagtaTGATATTTATAacgttataaaatatatttaaaaattatattgttatacATTCTGTATTTTGTCAACAGATAATAAAAATGGAGTGAccacaatgtatttttatatatatatatatatatatatatatagtacagaccaaaagtttggaaacattactatttttaatgtttttgaaagacgttgtAAATATGTGAGTTTTGAGAGCAGTTTTAAAGGTCTGGCTTAAAGAGATAACACAGAGATCTTGTGGTAGTTTATTCCAGAGCTTGGCAGCAGAAATGCACTATACATAGCCAGAATTTGGGTACTGCAAGCTAATTTTCAGAGCTCGATCTCAAATTAAGGGCAGGGACAGGGGAGAATTAATTCAGAAAGTTAAGAAAGTGCTAAACCATGAAAACTAAAACAAGAATCTTAAACTGAGGTTGTCAGAAAAATGGCAGCGATGACGGAGAGTTTGTGTATCACACCGGAGAGCAGAACTACCTGGACTTCGGCCGCATTTACACCTGGAAGGGAGAAAAGTAAAGTCCCCGATTCTCCTGAATGTCCTGTTTAATGAAGCAGAGCTGGAGACGGTTGACCTCATGTGCTTTGTGTCTCAGGATGGTGTCCTTCTGGAAAACCAACCAGAGTAACATGATCAACGGCACCGATGGAAGCTCCTTCCACCCGCTCCTGACCAAAGAAGAGCGGCTCAACGTCTTCACCCCTGACCTCTGCAGGTAGCGTCCCTCGTTAACATTCATGCACTCAGCAGACGTCAAGGAGCCAATAATATCTACACAGTAGTGTCAGGTTATTAGACTGCTATCAGTGCTTTCAGAGTGATATTTTTGCTGAGATTGCCTCTGTCGACTATAGAAATGTACATGTTATGActtaaaatgtttgcattatttattataaaatttgcaTCACATGCTTTGTGATATGTAATAAACTAAGACGACGTGCATCAAAGTTTTAGTGTAAAAAAGAACATTCAGACAGTCCTCATCTCTTCAACCAAAACTtttaattagcccataaattactcaccctcatgtcatcctaggtgttatgactttcttcttccaGATGAAtgcagtcggagttatattaaaaattgtctagTGTGCTGTCCTTACATTAATGCACCACTAGATGGCACTCAAGCCTCTTGAGTTATATTTATACATAGGAAGTAAGTGAGAAGAGTAAGAAAGAATGCTGAGCATGTGCATGCATGTTAACCTGCTTGTTCATATTAGTTATTAAAGTTTACTAGGAGAAATACACAGTTTTGTAATTCTTGTCTACATGAAGACATAACATCCTGGCTATTCctagctctatcattgcagtcaacgGGTGTTCCATTGCTTCAGTCTCAAAGAAGTGAAATATaaagcacccatccataaaaaagtgtctcacacggctctggggggtgaataaaggcctccttaGCAAATCAATGCACAaggtttccttactttagcaaaggaaaaccagtctcctcttggcttatatcaaaatcctccgacattcttctttacaaaccATCGTTTCTGAAagatgaaagtcatatacacctaggatgacttaagggtgagtaatttatggcctatttttcatttttgggtgaactaacttcTTGTGCTAACACTGATTTGTGATAAAGCACATTTCTGTCTAATTCAGATTCATAAAAAGCTGAGCCTTTGTGGGATGTTGTTCTCATGTTTGCGTGGCTCTGCCGTACCTGGGGTTATTTCTGAAGGCTGATCTCATTGTGTGTTTGGCAGCACGTGTTTTCTGTTTTGTCCTGATAAGAAGAGAGCTATAAATCACACACCATCCGGACCTTCAGAACATGCCATAATATAATGAAGAataaaaaagttttcattttagataattttttgcatttatttccagatttaaaattttcattttagtgctTTAATTTAAACTTActtcatatatttcaaatatttttgtttatttttccttttaatgtttaccatttattttatttcagcttaatttcagttaacaaatatatattttatagtttagtTTTAATGCACAAGggaattttataataaatcttaacACAATCAGTCGTTTGAGCTTCcagattttaatgttaaaaaagtagtacaattcgattttatttttaattcatttagagTAATATGGTTCAGTgtttaatttctgtatttttaatttttgtaatattttctacATTGCattatcaattatttattaaattatttgacatttcaaatgtattttgggAATTGTGCTTTGGTTTCCTCTCTGTGCGCGTCAGCTCATGATTAATGGTGAGTGATGCACactgtaatttttatattttgtatgttttctttttgtGCTTTGACCTTTCACCTGAAGTCCAGTTGACCCGTCCGTCTAACTCTAGGGTTTATTTTCAATGGGAACTCTTTGTTCGGTGCGGAAAGAATCCCATGTGTTCTGGAATGAGCTGGTATGaggttgggaagtcgtggcctaatggttagagagtcggactcgcaatccaAGGGTtatgagttcgagtctcaggctggcaggaattgtaggtgggggctgtatgtcacgtcactttcactcacACATCATTTCATAAGAACAGATTCCAACTTGGAATGTTTTCAAATCACTTTCAACCTAGTTGAACATGAGCAGCGGACCCTTGGTTATTGTGCTGGCGGGGACAGCTGTCCTTGTCCTTTTCCTCTGACTCCTCACCCAGATTTTTAAGGGAAAGGCGGCTGCaagtgtcccatactcagaattcgtgctctgcatttaacccatccgatgtgcacacacacagagcagtgaacacacacacacactgtgaacacacacccggagcagtgggcagccatttatgctgcggcgcccggggagcagttgggggttcggtgccttgctcaaggacacctaagtcgtggtattgaaggtggagagagcgctgtacatgcactccccccacccacaattcctgccggccctagACTCGAattcacaacccttcgattgcgagtccgactctctaaccattaggccacatcaGAATCTGTTGTGCAACATATGTGTTAAACATGTAGTTATCTGAGCATAAGACGATATTTGATGGATCTTCTGCAGGTCCATCCACATGCGCTTTGAGAAGGAGGTAGAGCTGAAGGGCATCCCAGCATACCGCTTCACGCCGCCCCGGGACACGCTGGCCAGCGGCAAGAACAACCCGGAAAATGAGGGATTCTGTGTGACACCAAATAAATGCCTGGACGATGGTGTGCTGGATGTGTCTGTGTGTCGGAATGGTGAGGTGCTGCATTTAGACTggcactctattcatttactaactgcttactttcttaaaaaaaacactagcttctctaatctttttgtattctatttgtgttctttttatttattatacaattaacaaaagcaaaaaaggcctctaacaccagctggtttttatataataaaaaaaaacaaccttgctatgtgtaccgcgttaagctaactgagacttgtctcAGCAAATATTGCCCTTTTCTTGGTTTTTGCTtcttttgtcctcatttgtaagtcgctttggataaaagcatcaggtaaaagactaaatgtaaatgtaattgttgttgttttgtgtctcAGGTGCTCCTGTCATCGTGTCTTTCCCTCACTTTCATCTGGGTGATGAGAAGTATGCCCAAGCTATTGATGGCATTTCTCCGGTGCATGAGCATCATCAGACTTTTCTGGATCTGAACCCTGTAAGATTTGCTGTGATATGATAAGACACTTTGAAGTGTTGCAATGTGTCGTTCTCTAATATATTTTTTCGTTTCTAAATGGTTTTTGTGACATAATTGGTTTGATTGCTGCAGTCTGGCTCAGATTTCTGACTTTTCCTCAGACTATGGGAGTGCCTGTTCGTGCCATGAAACGAACCCAGTTCAACATTCAACTCGAGAGTGTTAGCGGCTTTCCGTGAGTGGTGCTTTCCTGTTAGATATATTTAATCAGGCCGTGTTGGTAAACAGCCCTGAGTGTGAGTATGTGTTCTATAGTTTTAAAGCTGAAGGTCTTTGTCCTTTGTTTCCTCAGGTTGACCAGGAATCTCAACAACACCATCTTTCCCATCTTGTTTCTGAATGAGGTCAGAAGAGTGTCAGAAGTTGCCCCTGAACGGGATGATTTAGTAACCGATTTTTTCTTCTCTGGAACTCAAGTTTTTCTGATGTTTTTCAGTCTGCGGTGATTGATGACGCTTCAGCGGCGAGGATTCAGAATCTGCTGATGATCGTGACTCTAGTGTCTCATTTCCCGCTCATCCTCGTGTCTCTGGGAGTCATTCTGGTGCTTGTCTCCATCATCCTCGCCATTCGCTTCTGTGAGAACAAGGtaatagcaaccacccagaacaccctagaaaccgcctagtaacaccctagcaactttgGTTTTCTCATTTCCCCaggacaccctagcaactgcctagcaaccacccagaacaccctagcaaccgcctagtaacaccctagcaactttgGTTTTCTCATTTcgccagaacaccctagcaactgccaacaaccacccagaacaccctagcaacgtCCTAGTTACACCCTAGCAACTTTAGTTTTCTCATTTCCCTaggacaccctagcaactgcctagcaaccacccagaacaccctagcaattgCCTAGTAACACCCTATTAACTTTGGTTTTCTCATTtccccagaacaccctagcaacctcctaGTTACACTCTAGCAACTCTGTTTTTTTCAGGTctgcagttctcaattccagtcctcacgcccCCAGCTCTGCATTTTTCACATATTTCTCTGTTAACACAACttattcagatcatcagctccttagaagtgagctccgtgcttGAACTGTTCACAGTGACATGGTCCCTATACAGCGTTCCTTGCTCCCTACTCTGTTAAAGTTAACATCACTTCGAAACATTAATTCACGGATTTGCGCTGCACGAGTGGCACACACTCCACCGCAGGTCACCTTTTGACAGAACCTACACTCACTCTCTCCAACACGCCTATCCTCTGttgtttcatcttcacttccttcactctctcagttttcagctctgtaCATGAACAGTGCTACGGACAcgctttgctccactttaacctcttgcttggacaacttttgcccactgtcgtctagaccagcacgcaccaccccatctgcTGCTTGgatgtctgaggttctccgtgaacatcgctctgaacttagggctgcagagaggaaatggcagaaatcaagaaactctaccgacctcagtgtgtatcagtctctcctctcttccttctctacaaatgtctccactgctaaaacatcctactaccacaacaaaattaacagatgatgactttgcagttttcttcacaaataaggcaagaaccatcagtgaccaattctccacaccgcagacgaTAACTTCACAACGACTAATGCACAATCTCTTTCCTCCTTCTCCTCCACCTCTTCACTCTGGGACaattccctcagcatttaagcaggctctggtaagcccactgcttaagaaaccatctccagctcttctagaaaactacagtccggtatcccttcttccattcattgcaaagacacttgagcgagctgtgttcaaccagctctctatgtttcttacacagaacaacctcctggacagcaaccaatcagGCTTCAAAAGtagccactcaactgagactgctctgctctcggttactgaagccctgcgactggcaagagcagcttcaaaatcctcagtactcatcttactggatctgtctgctgcttttgacgcCGTTAATCagcagattctcctgtccaccctcagaaagctgggcatctctggaactgcactcctgtgttttaagtcctacctctcagatagatccttcagggtgtcttggaggagtgaagtttctaagtcacaaaTAACTTGTTCCTCAAGGCTGAGTACTTGGACCTCttttcttctccatctacatgacgtcattaggaccTGTCATTCAGAAGCTTGGCTTTGCCTATCACGCTgatgctatgctgatgacactcaattcTACTTCGCCATTCCAACCAGATGCTCgcattgcagcctgtctgagtgacatctctagctggatgaatgaccatcacattcagctcaaccttactaagacagaactcctgttggttccagctaacccatcgtttcatcacaactactctatacagctgggctcatcaaccataactccttccaggacagccagaaacctaggagttatgatggatcatcagttaagctccacagaccatattgcttcaacgacccggtcctgcagatttgccttatacaacattggaaagattagacccttcctgtcagagcaagccatccaacttcttgtccaaactcttgttctctccagactggactattgtaatgctctcctggctcttcctgcatgtactgtcaagcctctgcaactgatccagaatgcagcagtgagggttgtcttcaatgagccaaaaacagctaacgttactcctctcctcatcaggttacactggcttccagtagccactcgcatcaaattcaaggtactgatgcttgcctacaggatgaccactggcacggcccCGTATATACCTAAGctcactagttcaaacttatgcACCCTCCAGAcgtttgcgttctgcaagtgaacgacgccttgtggtgccatcccaaagagtttcaaaatcactctcacggtccttctcctggactgtgcccagctggtggaatgacctcccaatcttaattcgaacagctgagtcttaactcattttcaaaaaacatctagaGACTCATCTTTTTCCCCAGCACTTAACcaattaatactagcacttaccctttcttttcttgtctatcatattcttgaaaaaaaaatggctatgtgttctgtgctagactaactgagacttgtcatggcacttgtttaCTGTTGTGGTTCTCTTGTTGGTACGATTGCTtcttttgttctcatttgtaagttgctttggataaaagcatctgctaaatgattaaatgtaaatgtaaatgcaacgTCTTCACACATTTAAACTCACGTCTTGCaccagagtatgtgagcggagtggAGCGGCAACAATTTCCCCTCCACGCTACAAGCATTCAAAAATCACTCCACTTCTGGTTCACCATTTCCCACTCCTCACTCCACTGACCAAAAACACCGCTCCGCAGCTAAATTATTTCACTATGCTTGAAAAATCAGTTTTGTTCAGAAATTATATTAGAGTTTTTTTCGAATGCTAAACGACAGcgagcacaactggagtcacatttgcaaaactctaactacagtctgcacagcagcagttcatgtggaccaaactctagttcctttttaattgtttgaacacagttttcaaaactctacacacttatcccactcgcctgagataacacacaacgtcactcggaacacacagagaggagaaacaccacacacaaccctcgctgagataacacacaccgtctctcggaacacaccaagaggagaaacaccacacacgaccctcgctgagataacacacaccgtcactcggaacacaccgagaggagaaacactacacacaaccctcgctgagataacacacaccgtcactcggaacacacagagaggaaaaacactacacacaaccctcgctgagataacacacaccgtcactcggaacacagcgagaggagaaaaaccacacacaaccct from Carassius carassius chromosome 47, fCarCar2.1, whole genome shotgun sequence harbors:
- the LOC132130053 gene encoding lysosome membrane protein 2-like; this encodes MRKESCCMFTSGVIGAVLLIMGTGLFVSGLFQTLIHNKLKGEITLTEGSQIFGTWKNPPPPVYMEFFIFNLTNPDEFLKGEAKPHVTTMGPYTYREYRPKHNVSFVHNGTKVAAYTAKIFVFEPEKSVGDPNVDLVTTVNIPAVAVMNRIKGAGFWISSGFSMFMGSIGTKMSMTHTVQELLWGFKDPLLTRLKTIKPETDEYFGLMLHKNGSDDGEFVYHTGEQNYLDFGRIYTWKGEKMVSFWKTNQSNMINGTDGSSFHPLLTKEERLNVFTPDLCRSIHMRFEKEVELKGIPAYRFTPPRDTLASGKNNPENEGFCVTPNKCLDDGVLDVSVCRNGAPVIVSFPHFHLGDEKYAQAIDGISPVHEHHQTFLDLNPTMGVPVRAMKRTQFNIQLESVSGFPLTRNLNNTIFPILFLNESAVIDDASAARIQNLLMIVTLVSHFPLILVSLGVILVLVSIILAIRFCENKPSAKKDTSYAPVSAKVDDQDKKNGTYIGMTPVDKS